A segment of the Frankineae bacterium MT45 genome:
CGCCGACTCGATCGGCTGGCTGCGCGACTTCCTGAAGCAGCACCAGGGCGGCCTGGTCCTGATCAGCCACGATGTCGAACTGCTCGAGTCGGTGGTGAACAAGGTCTGGTACCTCGACGCCAACCGCTCGCAGTTGGACGTCTACAACGTGGGCTGGAAGAGCTACCTGCAGCAGCGGGAGACCGACGAACGGCGCCGGCACCGGGAACGGGCCAACGCTGAACGTAAGATCGAGACTCTCAAGTCGCAGGCCGACAAGATGCGGGCCAAGGCGACCAAGGCCAAGGCGGCCCACCAGATGGACCGCCGCGCCGCGCAACTCGCGGCCGGGCTGGATGAGGTCCGGGTCAGTGACAAGGTGGCCCGGCTCCGCTTCCCGGATCCGTCGCCCTGCGGCCGCACCCCGCTCACCGCTACGGGCCTCTCGAAGTCCTACGGTTCGCTCGAGGTCTTCACCGACGTCGAGCTGGCCATCGATCGCGGGTCGCGGGTCGTCGTGCTCGGCCTCAATGGCGCCGGGAAGACCACCCTGCTGCGCATCCTGGCCAAGGTGGAGGCACCGGACACCGGCGACGTCCTACCCGGCCACGGGCTGAAGCTCGGCTACTACGCCCAGGAACACGAGACGCTCGACCACGACCGGACCATCCTCGAGAACATGCGCAGCGCCGCGTCGGCCTCGGCGTCGGAGCTCAATGACACCGAACTGCGAAAGATTCTCGGGGCATTCCTCTTCACCGGCGACGACGTCAGCAAACCCGCCGGTGTTCTCTCCGGCGGCGAGAAGACGCGACTGGCCCTGGCGATGCTGGTCACCAGCGCGGCCAACGTGCTGATGCTCGACGAGCCGACGAACAACCTGGATCCGGTCAGCCGTGAGCAGGTGCTGGACGCGCTGCGTACCTACGCCGGGGCGATCGTGCTCGTCACCCACGACGAGGGCGCGGTCGAGGCCCTCTCGCCGGAGAAGGTGATTCTGCTGCCCGACGGCGTCGAGGACAACTGGAGCCCCGACCTCGCCGACCTGATCAGCCTGGCCTAGTTTGATCAGCATGCAGCTCGAACTCCCGGCCGAAGCCGGCTTCTCCGTCGCCCTCTCCGCAGCTGAAGAGGGCGCTGATCCGACCGTCGCGACCATCACGCTGAACCGTCCGGAGAAGCTCAACTCGCAGTCGCCGGTGATGTGGGAGTGGCTGGTGAAGGTCAGCCGCGACCTCCCGGCGACCATCCGCGTCGTCGTGCTCCGGGCCGAGGGGCGGGCCTTCTCGGCCGGCCTCGATCGCGCCATGTTCGGTCCGGCCGGCGTCAACTCCCCGGGTGGGCTGATGACCCTGGCCGCCTCCGGCGCCGAGGCGGCCAGCGCGACCATCGCCTCGTATCAGGAGGCATTCGGATGGCTGAGCCGTCCCGACATCGTCAGTATCGCGATCGTCCAGGGTCATGCGATCGGCGCCGGCTTTCAGATCGCACTGGCCTGCGACCTGCGCATCGTCGTCACCGACGCCCAGTTCACCATGGCGGAGCCGACGCTGGGCCTGGTACCCGATCTCGGTGGCACCAAGCGGCTCGTTGAGCTGGTGGGGTACTCGAAGGCGGCGGAGATCTGCCTCACCGGTCGCCGGGTCGGCGCTGAGGAGTCGGAGCGGATCGGACTCGCCTCCGTGCTGGTCCAGCCCGAGGAGGTCGAGGCGACGCTCGCCCAGACCGTCGGCGCCCTGCTCGCCGTCAACCGGGACGCCGCGATCGAGACCAAGGCCCTGCTGCTCGGAGCCGGCGATCGCACCCAGACCGAGCAGGAGATCGCCGAGCGTGAGGCGCAGTACCGTCGACTCCGTGAGCTGGCGACCCTGTTCGCCGAGCACAGCGGATAACACCGCCTGCGCGTCGGGACGCCGGATGAACCGAGCGGGTCGGCTCGGCGCGCGAGAGGTGAGTGATCGATGGACGGCATGAACATGATGCGCACCATGCGCTCGATGAATCGGGACGCATCGGTGCTGGAGCGCGGGCTACCTAAGGGCACCTGGCGGCGGGTCTTCCGCTTCGCCAGCCCCTACCGGGCCGACCTCATAGTCTTCCTGTTGGTCATCATCGCCGACGCCGTCATCGGGGTCGCCACTCCGGTGCTGGCCGGTGAGGTCATTAACGAGATCACCCGCCACGGTCAGGCGACCGTGGTCATCCGTATCGCCGTTGTCATCGCCGCGCTCGCGGTCGTCGATGCCGGCCTGTCGTTCACGCAGCGCTGGTACTCCTCGCGCATCGGCGAGGGTCTCATCTACGACCTGCGCACCCAGGTCTTCACCCACGTGCAGCGAATGCCGCTCGCGTTCTTCACCCGTACCCAGACCGGCGCGCTGGTCAGCCGGCTGAACAACGACGTCCTCGGTGCCCAGCAGGCCTTCACCTCGACGCTGTCGGGCCTGGTCTCCAACGTCGTCGGCCTGGTCGTGACGGCCACCGTCATGTTCACCCTCTCCTGGCAGATCACCGCCCTGGCGCTCGTCCTCCTCCCAGTCTTCGTCCTTCCGGCACGCCGGATCGGCTCCCGGCTGCAGGGGATCACCCGTGAGTCGTACAACCTGAATGCGTCGATGAACTCGACGATGACCGAACGCTTCAACGTGGCCGGTGCGCTGCTGGTGAAGCTCTTCGGACGTCCCAGCGAGGAGTCCTTCTCGTTCAGCAGCCGGGCGGCCCGAGTCCGCGACATCGGCGTCACTTCGGCCATGTATTCGCGGGCCTTCTTCGTCGCGCTCACCCTGGTGGCCGCACTCGCGCAGGCCCTCGTCTACGGCCTTGGTGGGTACTACGCACTCAAGGGAGAGCTCGAGACCGGCACGGTCGTCACCCTGGCCCTGCTGCTCAGTCAGCTCTACGGGCCGCTGACGGCACTCTCGAACGCGCGGGTCGACATCATGAGCGCACTGGTCAGCTTTGACCGGGTCTTCGAGGTGCTCGACCTGCAGCCGCTCATCGACGACGCCCCCGACGCCACCGAGCTGGCCCCGTCCGCCCGCAGCGTCGAGTTCGTCGACGTGCGCTTCTCCTACCCCACCGCGGCCGAGGTCTCGCTGGCCTCGCTGGAGGACGTCGCCCGGCTGGAGACAGTGGCCAGCGCCGAGGTGCTGCGGGGCATCTCGTTCCGGGCCGAGCCCGGGGAGATGGTCGCACTGGTCGGGCCATCGGGGGCCGGGAAGACGACGATCAGCCAGCTGCTGACGAGGATCTACGACGTGCGATCAGGCGCCGTGCTGGTCGGCGATCAGGACGTGCGTTCGGTGACCCAGCAGTCGCTGCACGATCGGGTCGGCGTGGTCAGCCAGGACGCGCACATGTTCCACGACACCATCCGCGGCAACCTGCTGTATGCCGCGCCGCTGGCCACCGACGAGCAGCTCTGGGAGGCGATCGAGGGGGCGCAGATCGGCGATCTCGTCCGTTCGCTGCCGGAGGGGCTGCACACCGTCGTCGGGGACCGGGGGTATCGCCTCTCCGGTGGAGAGAAGCAGCGCCTGGCGATCGCCCGGGTGCTGCTTAAGGCGCCGGCGATCGTGGTGCTGGACGAGGCCACCGCGCACCTGGACAGCGACAGCGAAGCGGCCGTGCAGCGGGCGCTGGACCAGGCCCTGACCGGCCGTACTGCATTGGTGATCGCGCACCGCCTCTCCACCGTGCAGGGGGCGAACAAGCTGCTGGTGGTCGACCACGGCGAGATCGTCGAGTCCGGAACCCACAGTGAATTGCTGGCCAAGGGCGGCCTCTACACCGAGCTCTACCGCACCCAGTTCGAGACGCAATCGGGCCGCGACGATCAAGACCGGCCAAAGACACAGAACGGCGCGGACCTCGATGAGGTCCGCGCCGCTACCTGAGTGCGAGCTACTAGCTAACGCTGGCCGGGTTAGAGCAGCGAACGCAGCACGTACTGCATGATGCCGCCGTGGCGGTAGTAGTCCGCCTCGCCCGGGGTGTCGATCCGCACCCGCGCCTCGAACGTCTTCTCTCCAGCCGTCACCGTCACCGTGCGCGGGATCCCGCCGTCGTTGAGGGCCTCGATGCCGGTGAAGGAGAACGTCTCGGTGCCGTCGAGGCCGAGGCTGGCCGCGTTCTCGCCGTCGGCGTACTGCAGCGGGAGTACGCCCATGCCGATCAGGTTGGAGCGGTGGATGCGCTCGTAGGACTCGGCGATGACCGCCCGCACCCCAAGCAGCGCGGTCCCCTTGGCCGCCCAGTCACGAGACGAGCCTGAGCCGTACTCCTTGCCGGCAAGGATGACCAGCGGAGTGCCGGCGGCGGCGTAGTTCACCGAGGCGTCGTAGATCGTGCTCACCGGGCCATCGGGCTGGGTGAAGTCTCGGGTCCAGCCGCCCTCGGTGCCTTCGGCCAGCTGGTTGCGCAGCCGGATGTTGGCGAAGGTGCCGCGGATCATGACCTCGTGGTTGCCCCGACGCGAGCCGTAGGAGTTGAAGTCCTTGCGGTCGACGCCATGCTCGGTGAGGTACTTGCCGGCCGGCGAATCGACCTTGATGGAGCTGGCCGGCGAGATGTGGTCGGTGGTCACCGAGTCGCCGAGCTTGGCCAGTACCCGGGCCTCGCTGATGTCGGTGACCGGCGACGGCTGCGCCGCCATGTTCTCGAAGTACGGGGGCTTGCGCACGTAGGTCGAGTTGGCGTCCCACTCGAAGGTGTCACCCTCGGGGGTGGGGAGCCCCTGCCAGCGCTCGTCGCCGGCGAAGACCGCGGCGTAGCTCGTCGTGTACATGTCGCTGCCGATGGCGTCCTCGACGACCGTCGCGATCTCGTCGTTGGTCGGCCAGATGTCGCGCAGGTACACCGGCTGCCCGCTCGGGTCAGTTCCCAGTGATTCCTTGGTGATGTCGATGTCCATCGAACCGGCCAGTGCGTAGGCGACGACGAGCGGCGGCGACGCGAGGTAGTTCATCTTCACGTCGGGGTTGATGCGCCCCTCGAAGTTGCGGTTGCCCGACAGCACGCTGACGACGGCCAGGTCCTGCTCGTTGATGGCCGCCGAGATCTCGTCGAGCAGCGGGCCGGAGTTGCCGATGCAGGTGGTGCAGCCGTACCCGACGAGGTTGAAGCCGAGCTTGTCGAGGTAGGGCGTCAGGCCGGCCCGGTCGTAGTAGTTCATGACGACCTTGGAGCCGGGGGCGAGGGTGGTCTTCACCCAGGGCTTGCGGCTAAGGCCCCGCTCGACGGCCTTCTTGGCCAGCAAGGCGGCGGCGATCATCACCGACGGGTTGGAGGTGTTGGTGCACGAGGTGATCGCAGCGACCGCGACGGCACCGTGATCGATGACGAAGGAGCTGCCGTCGGCCAGGGTCACCGTGGTCGGGTTGGACGGGCGGCCGGGCACCGGTTCCGGGGCGCCACCGTGGTGGACGAGGTGATCGCCCTCGCTGGTGCTCGGGGAGTCCGAGGCCGGGAAGGACTCGGCGATGGCCTCATCGATCGCGTCCTGGACCGAGTCCTGCGCGTAGTCGGCCAGCGAAGTGCGGAACATCGAGCTGGCGAGATCGAGCGGAACACGGTCCTGCGGACGCTTCGGGCCGGCCAGCGACGGGGTGATTGTGCTGAGGTCGAGCTCCAGCTTCTCGCTGAACTTCGGCTCGTGCTCCGGGTCGTGCCAGAGGCCGTTCGCCTTGGCGTAGGCCTCGACGAGCGCGGTCTGCTCTTCGTCACGACCGGTGAAGCGCAGGTACTTCAGCGTCTCCTCGTCGATCGGGAAGATGGCGCAGGTCGAGCCGTACTCCGGGCTCATGTTGCCGATCGTTGCCCGGTTGGCCAGCGGAACGGCTGATACCCCAGCGCCGTAGAACTCGACGAACTTGCCGACGACACCGTGCTTGCGGAGCATCTCGGTGATGATGAGGACCAGGTCGGTGGCGGTGGCACCCTCCGGGAGTTCGCCGGTGAGCTTGAACCCGACGACCCGCGGAATGAGCATGCTGACCGGCTGCCCGAGCATCGCGGCCTCGGCCTCGATGCCACCGACGCCCCAACCGAGCACACCCAGGCCGTTGACCATGGTGGTGTGCGAGTCGGTGCCGACGACGGTGTCCGGATAGACGACGGTTCCGTCAGCGGTCTGCCGGTCGAAGATGACCCGGGCCAGGTATTCGATGTTGACCTGGTGGACGATGCCGGTGCCGGGCGGAACGACCTTGAAGTCATTGAAGGCCGTCTGTCCCCAGCGCAGGAACTGGTAACGCTCGAAGTTCCGCTCGTACTCGAGTTCGACGTTGCGCTCGAAGGCGTTGGCCGTGCCGAAGAGGTCGGCGATCACCGAGTGGTCGATGACGAGCTCGGCCGGTGACAGCGGGTTGATCTTGGCCGGGTCGCCGCCGAGTTCCTTCACCGCTTCGCGCATGGTGGCCAGGTCGACCACTGCCGGGACGCCGGTGAAGTCCTGCATGACGACCCGGGCCGGGCTGAACTGGATCTCGACGTCGGGTTCGGCGCTGGGGTCCCACTGGGCCAGTGACTCGATCTGGGCGGCGGTGATGTTCGCGCCGTCTTCGGTGCGGAGCAGGTTCTCCAGCAGCACCTTCAGGCTGAAGGGCAGATGCTCGGAACCAGCCACCTTGTCGATGCGGAAATATTCGTAGGACCGGTCGCCGACGACGAGCTGGTCACGGGATCCGAAGCTGTTTTTGCTATCACTGGGCACGGCGGGCTCCTCGCGCAGGAAAAATTGTCTCGACGTCAAGATATCACCGTGGCGAGACGGTTACCCGCGCCCCCCTCTGTGCGGTACGCGCTAAATGTCCGAAATACAGTTCATTGGGACGCGTGTTTCTCACGAGACTGGTGGCACTGATGAGGCAGGTATGGCATTGTGAGGTTCGTTGTGTTACGAAGTCCAGAGGCGCGGGGGCGCTGACGGGCCGCACTTGACGCTCGATCGCCGAACCCAGGGTCGAGTGACCGGTTTGACACTCTCGGTTAGACAGGACGGGCAATCCCGTCGAGTATTGCGAGTAACACAGCACGCATCTCTACAACCAGCAGTGCAAGTAGTTCCAAACGGGGTCACATCGAGGAGATTTTCGAAGTGCGCGTCACCCTCCAGAAGGTCAAGCTCGGGCAGCGGTCCGCTCATCGATCGGCAACCAGAGCAGTGGCGGCGGTCGTCGTCACGACGCTGGCATCAGCACTGACCTTTGTTTCGGTGTCGCCCGCCGGGGCTAACCCGACCCCGCCGCCGAACCCGTCCAATCAGCAGCTGGCCAACGCGGCCGCCCAGAAGGCGGCGCTCGCCACTCAGGTCGGGCAGCTCTCCGGTCAGCTGGCCGCGATGCAGGCGCAGGTGAACCTCCTCAACGGTCAGGCCGAGCAGGCCGAGCAGCGCGTCGCCCTCGCCATCTCCGAACTCTCCGACGCCCAGGACGCGGCCGACGCCGCCCGGGCCGCCGTCGATCAGGCCAACGCCAACGTCGCCAAGGCCCGTCTCAACTTCGCCACCTTCGTGCAGGCGAGCTACATGAGCGGGCCGACCGGCGGCACCGCGGCCGGGCTGCTCACCGCCACGGACCCGAGTGAACTGCTGCAGCGCAGTGACTACCTCGGCTTCGCCGCCGGTCAGCAGCTCGATGCGATCGCGAACCTGAACAAGTCCACCATCGCCCAGGCCAACGCCGACGCAGCCTCCCGCGCGGCAGTGGACAAGCAGAAGGCAGCGAAGCTCAACGCTGAGCAGGCCCAGCAGGCGGCCGCAGCCAAGCTGGCATCGGCCAAGACCCAGCAGACGCAGCTCACCGCGACCATGGCCACCACCCAATCGCAGCTCAACGCCGCCCAGGCCAACTTGGCGACACTCAACGGCCAGCGCGCCGCCTACAACGCATACCAGGCCAGGATGGCGGCGATTGCGGCCGCGAGAGCGGCAGCGGCAGCCCGGGCCCGAGCGCAGGCCCTCGCCGCAAAGCAGGCCGCGGACCGACTCGCGGCAGCGCGCCGATCCTCCTCGGGTTCCTCCGGCTTCTCCGGTCAGGACGTGGGTCTGCAGGGATCCGGCATCTCGAACGCTCCCACCGGCGGCGGCTGGACCGC
Coding sequences within it:
- a CDS encoding ATP-binding cassette, subfamily F, member 3 gives rise to the protein MITASGLELRAGARILLESTNLRIQPGDRIGLVGRNGAGKTTSLKVLAGETVSHAGDIVTRGPVGYLPQDPRSGDLDVTARDRVLSARGLDTILNDIAKLQVAMAERPHDTNLVRKYGNLEERFSDLSGYAAESEAARICSHLGLADRVLSQTLETLSGGQRRRVELARILFGDSGEPTTMLLDEPTNHLDADSIGWLRDFLKQHQGGLVLISHDVELLESVVNKVWYLDANRSQLDVYNVGWKSYLQQRETDERRRHRERANAERKIETLKSQADKMRAKATKAKAAHQMDRRAAQLAAGLDEVRVSDKVARLRFPDPSPCGRTPLTATGLSKSYGSLEVFTDVELAIDRGSRVVVLGLNGAGKTTLLRILAKVEAPDTGDVLPGHGLKLGYYAQEHETLDHDRTILENMRSAASASASELNDTELRKILGAFLFTGDDVSKPAGVLSGGEKTRLALAMLVTSAANVLMLDEPTNNLDPVSREQVLDALRTYAGAIVLVTHDEGAVEALSPEKVILLPDGVEDNWSPDLADLISLA
- a CDS encoding Enoyl-CoA hydratase/carnithine racemase — its product is MQLELPAEAGFSVALSAAEEGADPTVATITLNRPEKLNSQSPVMWEWLVKVSRDLPATIRVVVLRAEGRAFSAGLDRAMFGPAGVNSPGGLMTLAASGAEAASATIASYQEAFGWLSRPDIVSIAIVQGHAIGAGFQIALACDLRIVVTDAQFTMAEPTLGLVPDLGGTKRLVELVGYSKAAEICLTGRRVGAEESERIGLASVLVQPEEVEATLAQTVGALLAVNRDAAIETKALLLGAGDRTQTEQEIAEREAQYRRLRELATLFAEHSG
- a CDS encoding ATP-binding cassette, subfamily B; translated protein: MDGMNMMRTMRSMNRDASVLERGLPKGTWRRVFRFASPYRADLIVFLLVIIADAVIGVATPVLAGEVINEITRHGQATVVIRIAVVIAALAVVDAGLSFTQRWYSSRIGEGLIYDLRTQVFTHVQRMPLAFFTRTQTGALVSRLNNDVLGAQQAFTSTLSGLVSNVVGLVVTATVMFTLSWQITALALVLLPVFVLPARRIGSRLQGITRESYNLNASMNSTMTERFNVAGALLVKLFGRPSEESFSFSSRAARVRDIGVTSAMYSRAFFVALTLVAALAQALVYGLGGYYALKGELETGTVVTLALLLSQLYGPLTALSNARVDIMSALVSFDRVFEVLDLQPLIDDAPDATELAPSARSVEFVDVRFSYPTAAEVSLASLEDVARLETVASAEVLRGISFRAEPGEMVALVGPSGAGKTTISQLLTRIYDVRSGAVLVGDQDVRSVTQQSLHDRVGVVSQDAHMFHDTIRGNLLYAAPLATDEQLWEAIEGAQIGDLVRSLPEGLHTVVGDRGYRLSGGEKQRLAIARVLLKAPAIVVLDEATAHLDSDSEAAVQRALDQALTGRTALVIAHRLSTVQGANKLLVVDHGEIVESGTHSELLAKGGLYTELYRTQFETQSGRDDQDRPKTQNGADLDEVRAAT
- a CDS encoding aconitase — encoded protein: MPSDSKNSFGSRDQLVVGDRSYEYFRIDKVAGSEHLPFSLKVLLENLLRTEDGANITAAQIESLAQWDPSAEPDVEIQFSPARVVMQDFTGVPAVVDLATMREAVKELGGDPAKINPLSPAELVIDHSVIADLFGTANAFERNVELEYERNFERYQFLRWGQTAFNDFKVVPPGTGIVHQVNIEYLARVIFDRQTADGTVVYPDTVVGTDSHTTMVNGLGVLGWGVGGIEAEAAMLGQPVSMLIPRVVGFKLTGELPEGATATDLVLIITEMLRKHGVVGKFVEFYGAGVSAVPLANRATIGNMSPEYGSTCAIFPIDEETLKYLRFTGRDEEQTALVEAYAKANGLWHDPEHEPKFSEKLELDLSTITPSLAGPKRPQDRVPLDLASSMFRTSLADYAQDSVQDAIDEAIAESFPASDSPSTSEGDHLVHHGGAPEPVPGRPSNPTTVTLADGSSFVIDHGAVAVAAITSCTNTSNPSVMIAAALLAKKAVERGLSRKPWVKTTLAPGSKVVMNYYDRAGLTPYLDKLGFNLVGYGCTTCIGNSGPLLDEISAAINEQDLAVVSVLSGNRNFEGRINPDVKMNYLASPPLVVAYALAGSMDIDITKESLGTDPSGQPVYLRDIWPTNDEIATVVEDAIGSDMYTTSYAAVFAGDERWQGLPTPEGDTFEWDANSTYVRKPPYFENMAAQPSPVTDISEARVLAKLGDSVTTDHISPASSIKVDSPAGKYLTEHGVDRKDFNSYGSRRGNHEVMIRGTFANIRLRNQLAEGTEGGWTRDFTQPDGPVSTIYDASVNYAAAGTPLVILAGKEYGSGSSRDWAAKGTALLGVRAVIAESYERIHRSNLIGMGVLPLQYADGENAASLGLDGTETFSFTGIEALNDGGIPRTVTVTAGEKTFEARVRIDTPGEADYYRHGGIMQYVLRSLL
- a CDS encoding Cell wall-associated hydrolase, NlpC family, whose protein sequence is MRVTLQKVKLGQRSAHRSATRAVAAVVVTTLASALTFVSVSPAGANPTPPPNPSNQQLANAAAQKAALATQVGQLSGQLAAMQAQVNLLNGQAEQAEQRVALAISELSDAQDAADAARAAVDQANANVAKARLNFATFVQASYMSGPTGGTAAGLLTATDPSELLQRSDYLGFAAGQQLDAIANLNKSTIAQANADAASRAAVDKQKAAKLNAEQAQQAAAAKLASAKTQQTQLTATMATTQSQLNAAQANLATLNGQRAAYNAYQARMAAIAAARAAAAARARAQALAAKQAADRLAAARRSSSGSSGFSGQDVGLQGSGISNAPTGGGWTAAKGRTAVARAMQYLGYMYAWAGGNRRGPTYGVCESGDAWNDCHIVGFDCSGLALYGWAPYLSMPHYAASQYSVAGSYHPSPSNFMPGDLLFWSNGGVSGIHHVAIYIGNGNVIQAPNSGEVIQITPWQQVSSGYFGATRPLT